One genomic window of Gimesia chilikensis includes the following:
- a CDS encoding amino acid kinase family protein, with the protein MPVTVIKVGGSLFDLPDLKDRLVNLLSELKDPQPLLLAGGGQAANLVRDWDRIYDLPQGNWHSLAIQAMLLNNSLLCYLLPDARLVLNIKEAEHLWRVGLTPVLSINDYLVDTQSEEYADLPTSWDVTSDSIAAWITLTWPADELVLLKSVDLPDTVTTDDLSAQELVDPYFPKLADSLPCLRWCNLRSTEETLQLATVTRGNSFQSRNATGPA; encoded by the coding sequence ATGCCTGTCACCGTGATCAAAGTCGGAGGAAGCCTGTTCGATCTGCCGGACCTGAAAGATCGACTGGTGAACCTGCTGTCAGAATTGAAGGATCCCCAACCGCTGCTGCTGGCCGGGGGCGGTCAAGCAGCGAACCTGGTGCGGGACTGGGATCGGATCTATGATTTACCTCAAGGCAACTGGCATTCCCTGGCGATTCAGGCAATGCTGCTCAATAACTCCCTGCTCTGTTATCTGCTACCTGATGCGCGACTCGTGCTCAATATCAAAGAAGCAGAGCATCTCTGGCGGGTGGGTCTGACGCCAGTCTTATCCATCAACGACTACTTAGTTGACACGCAGTCAGAAGAGTATGCTGACCTCCCCACTTCCTGGGATGTAACCAGCGACTCGATCGCCGCCTGGATCACACTCACCTGGCCGGCAGATGAACTGGTTTTACTGAAGTCTGTCGACTTGCCGGATACAGTAACGACGGATGACCTGTCTGCTCAGGAATTGGTCGACCCATATTTCCCGAAGCTGGCGGATAGTCTGCCGTGCCTGCGCTGGTGTAACCTGAGATCCACAGAGGAGACGCTTCAACTGGCGACAGTCACCAGGGGCAACAGTTTCCAGAGCAGAAACGCCACCGGCCCTGCATAA
- the hisG gene encoding ATP phosphoribosyltransferase, translated as MSDKVLKLGIPAGSLQESTAELFKRAGYVIKFSSRSYYPTIDDDEIECLLIRAQEMARYVDQGILDAGITGHDWILETGADVQEICELQFSKVSRRPVRWVLCVPEDSPVQSVKDLEGKRIATEVVGMTQRYLEQHGVTAKVEFSWGATEVKPPKLADAIVEVTETGSSLRANNLRIVEELMQSTTRFIANKQAYEDPWKREKLENIAMMLESCLAAEGKVCLMMNVVRTDLEKVLNLLPALQKPTVSSLSDPDWVAINTIMEESVVRSIVPKLKSAGACGIVEYQISKIID; from the coding sequence ATGTCCGACAAGGTCTTAAAACTCGGTATTCCGGCGGGAAGTTTACAGGAATCGACGGCGGAATTATTCAAACGCGCCGGATACGTCATCAAATTTTCTTCCCGGTCCTACTACCCGACGATCGACGATGATGAAATCGAGTGTCTGCTGATCCGGGCCCAGGAAATGGCCCGTTACGTCGACCAGGGAATTCTGGACGCCGGCATCACCGGTCACGACTGGATCCTCGAGACAGGAGCAGACGTTCAGGAAATCTGCGAACTGCAGTTCTCCAAAGTCAGCCGCCGCCCCGTTCGCTGGGTACTCTGCGTTCCCGAAGATTCCCCCGTGCAATCCGTCAAAGACCTGGAAGGCAAGCGAATCGCCACCGAAGTCGTCGGCATGACCCAGCGCTACCTCGAACAGCACGGTGTGACCGCGAAAGTTGAGTTCTCCTGGGGTGCGACCGAAGTCAAACCTCCCAAACTGGCCGATGCGATTGTGGAAGTCACCGAAACCGGTTCTTCCCTGCGGGCCAATAACCTGCGGATCGTGGAAGAGCTGATGCAGAGCACGACCCGCTTCATCGCCAACAAGCAGGCTTACGAAGATCCCTGGAAGCGCGAGAAGCTCGAAAACATCGCGATGATGCTCGAGTCCTGTCTGGCTGCGGAAGGCAAAGTCTGCCTGATGATGAACGTGGTTCGTACCGATCTGGAAAAGGTACTCAACCTGCTGCCCGCGCTGCAGAAGCCGACCGTCTCTTCATTGTCCGACCCCGACTGGGTGGCCATCAACACCATCATGGAAGAATCGGTAGTACGCTCAATTGTACCGAAACTGAAATCCGCCGGTGCATGCGGTATCGTGGAATACCAGATTTCCAAAATCATCGACTGA
- the tadA gene encoding tRNA adenosine(34) deaminase TadA, with amino-acid sequence MIDRPDEPEFTPGDRELLQLHTRWMRFAYDEARAAFEEDEVPVGAVIVHQDRIIAAAHNQRETLSDPTAHAEMIAITQAAESLGTWRLSDCVLYVTLEPCPMCAGAIIQSRIPLVIYGTRDEKAGACHSLFEITNDPRLNHQSVVISGVMQDECRTILQEFFRNKRAQGKK; translated from the coding sequence ATGATTGATCGACCCGACGAACCCGAATTCACTCCCGGCGACCGCGAACTGCTGCAGCTGCATACCCGCTGGATGCGTTTTGCGTATGACGAAGCCCGGGCGGCGTTCGAAGAAGATGAAGTTCCCGTCGGTGCAGTGATTGTCCATCAGGATCGGATCATTGCGGCCGCACACAATCAGCGGGAAACCTTGAGCGACCCCACAGCGCATGCCGAGATGATCGCGATTACCCAGGCCGCGGAGTCGCTGGGTACCTGGCGTCTGAGTGACTGTGTGTTATACGTCACGCTGGAACCCTGTCCGATGTGTGCAGGGGCGATTATCCAGTCACGCATTCCCCTGGTGATCTATGGGACGCGCGATGAAAAAGCAGGTGCGTGTCATTCACTGTTTGAGATCACCAATGATCCACGGTTGAATCATCAGAGCGTTGTCATCAGTGGCGTGATGCAAGACGAGTGTCGTACGATCCTGCAGGAGTTCTTTCGCAACAAACGCGCGCAGGGGAAAAAATAG
- a CDS encoding Gfo/Idh/MocA family protein: protein MSQMSRRNFLKKSVYSGLFMGLTAKSYRSTFAAVPPSERVRIGMIGVGNQGGPRNNMKYFLNNIEALCDLDQNYLAEADAYLKKNANKSAVKTDDYRRLLDSKDIDAVVVTVPDQWHAKMTVEACRAGKDVYCEKPLTLVVDEGPVMINAARKHNRVVQTGTMQRSGKEFKLAVDLVQSGLLGKIHTVNVTLPGPNWIARAGKPVPDSAPPQGFDFDRWLGPAPERPYNKNRVHYLFRFFWDYSGGQQTNFGAHHLDIAQWGLGMDESGPVSAEGSATFNPDGWYETPDTTNIKYTYDNGVVMNCRQVPGTPSKKQGTEFVGEKGSLFVYRGGIIANPPELLKEVDVPKIVNRDANIAHVNNFIECIKTREKPAADISIGHRSATVCHLGNIAVRTGKKIQWDPKQETILGDADAAKWLSKEYRKPYELV, encoded by the coding sequence ATGTCGCAAATGTCACGTCGTAACTTTCTGAAAAAATCGGTTTACAGCGGTCTCTTCATGGGCCTGACTGCCAAGAGCTATCGCTCTACTTTCGCGGCAGTTCCCCCCAGCGAACGTGTGCGGATCGGCATGATCGGCGTTGGTAACCAGGGTGGCCCGCGGAACAACATGAAGTACTTCCTCAACAACATCGAAGCACTGTGTGACCTGGATCAGAATTACCTCGCCGAAGCAGACGCCTATCTGAAGAAGAACGCCAACAAGTCGGCCGTGAAGACAGACGATTATCGCCGACTGCTCGATTCCAAAGACATTGACGCTGTTGTCGTGACCGTGCCTGACCAGTGGCACGCCAAGATGACGGTCGAAGCCTGCCGAGCCGGCAAAGACGTCTACTGTGAAAAACCGCTGACACTCGTCGTTGATGAAGGTCCCGTGATGATTAACGCGGCACGGAAACACAACCGTGTTGTCCAGACCGGAACCATGCAACGCAGCGGCAAGGAATTCAAACTGGCCGTCGATCTGGTGCAGTCGGGTCTCCTGGGTAAGATTCACACCGTGAACGTCACCCTTCCCGGTCCCAACTGGATCGCACGGGCCGGCAAGCCGGTTCCCGACAGTGCACCGCCACAGGGCTTTGACTTTGACCGCTGGCTGGGGCCGGCACCGGAGCGTCCCTACAACAAAAACCGGGTGCACTACCTGTTCCGTTTCTTCTGGGATTATAGTGGCGGTCAGCAGACCAACTTTGGTGCCCACCATCTGGATATCGCCCAGTGGGGACTGGGGATGGATGAAAGCGGCCCCGTGAGTGCAGAAGGATCGGCCACTTTCAATCCCGATGGCTGGTACGAAACTCCCGATACCACCAACATCAAATACACGTACGACAACGGCGTTGTCATGAACTGTCGCCAGGTTCCCGGTACCCCGAGTAAAAAACAGGGAACCGAGTTCGTGGGTGAAAAGGGAAGCCTGTTCGTCTACCGCGGTGGCATCATTGCGAATCCACCTGAGCTGTTGAAAGAAGTTGATGTGCCTAAGATTGTGAACCGTGATGCGAACATCGCGCACGTCAACAATTTTATTGAGTGCATCAAGACCCGCGAAAAGCCGGCCGCTGACATCAGCATCGGACATCGTTCCGCCACCGTCTGTCACCTCGGTAACATCGCCGTGCGGACCGGTAAGAAGATCCAATGGGATCCGAAGCAGGAAACCATCCTAGGCGATGCCGATGCCGCCAAATGGCTTTCGAAGGAATACCGTAAACCTTACGAACTGGTGTAA
- a CDS encoding isoprenyl transferase, with amino-acid sequence MPAISEQDGESLGLESRQLPRHIAIIMDGNGRWASRRGFPRIEGHRQGVNSVRTVVEESTRLGIEQLTLYCLSSENWKRPALELNLLMQLLKKFVIGEREEIMRQNIRFSTIGRRSDLPKDVLAEVDKTIDESRNNTGMQLCLALNYGSRSEIVDAVKSIVSEVEQGGLKAEEIDEDVISSHLYTAGMPDPDLVIRTAGEMRVSNFLLWQISYAELWVTETYWPDFSVNDFWQALRDFAARDRRFGGLKG; translated from the coding sequence GTGCCCGCCATATCGGAACAGGATGGGGAATCGCTGGGGCTGGAATCCCGCCAACTGCCCCGGCATATCGCGATCATCATGGATGGTAACGGTCGCTGGGCCTCACGTCGTGGTTTTCCCCGCATCGAAGGTCATCGCCAGGGCGTCAACAGCGTGCGCACCGTCGTAGAAGAATCGACGCGGCTGGGCATAGAACAGCTCACACTCTATTGTCTCAGTAGTGAGAACTGGAAGCGTCCCGCACTCGAACTCAACCTGCTGATGCAGCTGTTGAAAAAATTCGTGATCGGCGAACGTGAAGAAATCATGCGGCAGAACATTCGCTTCTCCACCATCGGCCGTCGCTCAGACCTGCCCAAAGATGTGCTGGCGGAAGTCGACAAAACAATCGACGAGAGTCGAAATAATACCGGCATGCAACTCTGTCTCGCTCTCAATTACGGCAGCCGTTCTGAAATCGTGGACGCCGTGAAGTCGATTGTGAGTGAAGTCGAGCAGGGCGGACTCAAAGCCGAAGAGATCGACGAAGACGTGATCTCTTCGCATCTTTACACCGCAGGCATGCCCGATCCGGATCTGGTAATTCGGACTGCCGGCGAAATGCGCGTCAGTAATTTTCTGCTCTGGCAGATCAGTTATGCCGAACTCTGGGTGACTGAAACCTACTGGCCTGATTTTTCCGTCAACGATTTCTGGCAGGCACTCCGTGACTTCGCAGCCCGCGACCGTCGCTTCGGCGGTTTGAAAGGATAA
- the cysC gene encoding adenylyl-sulfate kinase has product MAEQKATNVTWHEHHVSKEKRCQQNGHKGAVLWFTGLSGSGKSTIANTVDHKLFEQGKHTFVLDGDNVRMGLNKNLGFSPEDRTENIRRIGEVSKLYTDAGILVMTAFISPYREDRDQVREILGDGEFIEIFVKASLETCEERDPKGLYKKARAGEIKGFTGIDAPYEEPEKAELILDSDGKGIDELADEVVAYLESNGYLTYP; this is encoded by the coding sequence ATGGCCGAGCAAAAAGCCACCAACGTGACTTGGCACGAACACCACGTATCTAAAGAAAAACGCTGTCAGCAGAACGGACACAAGGGTGCCGTTCTCTGGTTCACCGGTTTGAGCGGATCCGGCAAAAGCACGATCGCCAACACCGTCGATCACAAGCTGTTCGAACAAGGCAAACACACCTTCGTGCTGGATGGCGATAACGTCCGCATGGGTCTGAACAAGAACCTGGGCTTTTCTCCTGAAGACCGTACCGAAAACATCCGTCGTATCGGCGAAGTTTCCAAGCTGTACACCGACGCCGGTATCCTCGTCATGACCGCCTTCATTTCTCCCTACCGTGAAGACCGTGATCAGGTCCGCGAAATTCTGGGTGATGGCGAGTTCATCGAGATCTTCGTCAAAGCTTCTCTGGAAACCTGCGAAGAACGCGATCCAAAAGGCCTCTACAAGAAGGCACGGGCTGGAGAAATCAAAGGCTTCACCGGTATCGACGCTCCTTACGAAGAACCGGAAAAAGCAGAACTGATTCTCGATTCTGACGGAAAAGGCATCGACGAGCTGGCTGATGAAGTCGTCGCCTACCTCGAATCTAACGGATACCTGACCTATCCGTAA
- a CDS encoding sulfatase family protein: MLRSLLALGLIFTAGVLLSQQVSAADQQPNILWIIAEDMGPELGCYGTPEVKTPTLDRLAEQGMQFQNAFTVTPVCSTSRSSFMTGMYAMSIDAHNHRSHRDGTNPLPEGVRVITDWLRPAGYTTANIRNLTKDRKLAKFYKGTGKTDWNFTYPKGKQPFDLKDWDELKQHQPFYAQINFSETHRGGAWNSAHEYLDYQVDPEKVQIPPYYPDHPVTRAVWAQYLNTVMAVDKKVAFILDLLKRDQLDKNTIVVFMADHGRAMPRGKQWPYDSGLHIPLIIYWPEGNSDLPAPAQYHRGEKSDQLISSIDLSATTLALAGIEKPSRMQGQVFLGSQTEKPRSYLFGGRDRGDETVFHIRTVRDKQFRYLRNKYPERPFLQINRYKETQYPIIGLLRDLHAKGELSGPPAVLMAETRPREELYDIRNDPWEINNLADNPAYAETKQRLSAALDNWMEEIDDKGRTPEDPAIPEFWDERAIRVYSKNLKERPKDWFKSAPGLGPYKLKEKADK; this comes from the coding sequence ATGCTCCGCTCTCTACTTGCGCTCGGTCTGATATTCACGGCTGGTGTGTTACTTTCTCAACAGGTTTCAGCCGCTGACCAGCAGCCGAACATTCTCTGGATTATCGCTGAGGATATGGGCCCGGAACTGGGCTGCTACGGTACGCCCGAAGTCAAAACGCCTACGCTGGACCGTCTGGCCGAACAGGGGATGCAGTTTCAGAATGCGTTTACCGTCACGCCCGTCTGTTCGACGAGCCGTTCGTCTTTCATGACCGGCATGTATGCGATGTCGATTGACGCTCACAATCATCGGTCTCATCGCGACGGCACCAACCCGCTGCCCGAGGGCGTCCGCGTCATCACTGACTGGTTGCGTCCTGCAGGTTACACGACTGCGAATATTCGCAACCTGACGAAAGATCGCAAGCTGGCCAAGTTCTACAAAGGAACCGGTAAGACCGACTGGAACTTCACCTATCCCAAAGGCAAGCAGCCCTTCGATCTTAAAGACTGGGACGAACTCAAACAGCATCAACCCTTTTATGCCCAGATCAACTTTTCGGAAACACACCGGGGTGGTGCCTGGAACTCGGCTCATGAGTATCTCGACTACCAGGTCGATCCGGAGAAGGTTCAGATTCCCCCTTACTATCCCGATCATCCGGTGACCCGGGCGGTTTGGGCACAGTATCTGAATACCGTGATGGCCGTCGATAAGAAGGTCGCGTTTATTCTGGATCTGCTCAAGCGGGATCAGCTGGATAAGAATACGATCGTTGTCTTCATGGCCGACCATGGTCGCGCCATGCCTCGCGGCAAACAGTGGCCTTACGACAGCGGCCTGCATATCCCGTTGATCATTTACTGGCCCGAAGGGAATTCGGATCTGCCGGCTCCCGCCCAGTATCATCGTGGTGAGAAGAGCGATCAGTTGATCTCGTCCATCGACCTGAGTGCGACCACGCTGGCCCTGGCGGGCATTGAGAAACCATCCCGCATGCAGGGACAGGTTTTTCTGGGTAGCCAGACCGAGAAGCCGCGCAGCTACCTGTTTGGCGGACGAGACCGCGGCGATGAGACCGTGTTCCACATCCGTACGGTTCGCGACAAACAGTTCCGCTACCTGAGAAACAAGTATCCCGAACGGCCGTTCCTGCAGATCAATCGTTATAAGGAAACCCAGTACCCAATCATCGGACTGCTGCGGGATCTGCATGCGAAAGGGGAGTTAAGCGGTCCGCCGGCTGTGTTGATGGCGGAGACTCGTCCCCGCGAGGAACTGTATGACATCCGCAACGATCCCTGGGAGATCAACAACCTGGCCGATAATCCCGCTTACGCAGAGACAAAACAGCGACTGTCTGCTGCACTGGATAACTGGATGGAGGAAATCGACGACAAAGGTCGCACTCCTGAAGATCCAGCGATCCCTGAGTTCTGGGACGAACGGGCGATTCGCGTCTATTCCAAAAACCTCAAGGAGCGACCAAAAGACTGGTTCAAGTCGGCTCCCGGACTGGGTCCTTACAAACTCAAAGAGAAAGCAGACAAGTAA
- a CDS encoding phosphatidate cytidylyltransferase, translating into MLGWRLLVSATLIPLLFGLFYLDQRAGSSAPWLLGLCWLLILRGTWEITQLLTVRNLKPGYPLVCLLSLLICNAAWLPWLVPSLQTGANDPQTLSLALLSVTYAISLLLLFLKNAIRFQEPGQTMEILGAELLGVSYVGFLLAMLAELRWVAGPQTGYLALGALIISAKLGDVGGYTFGRLWGKKKLVPRLSPGKTWMGGFGAIFGASLGAWLWLQFTPSLFNDSWSAPAWYWSILFGAIIGVVGLVGDLCESLIKRDVGKKDSAELLPGFGGLLDLLDSPLYAGPVAFLLWKLLPLVTVAS; encoded by the coding sequence ATGCTGGGCTGGCGGCTTCTGGTTTCCGCAACTCTGATTCCCCTGTTGTTTGGTCTGTTTTATCTCGATCAACGTGCGGGGAGCAGCGCCCCCTGGTTACTGGGACTCTGCTGGCTCCTGATTCTCCGGGGAACCTGGGAGATCACGCAACTGCTGACGGTCCGCAATTTGAAACCGGGATATCCGCTGGTCTGTCTGCTCTCGCTGCTGATCTGTAACGCGGCCTGGTTACCCTGGCTGGTTCCTTCACTGCAGACCGGCGCGAATGATCCACAGACACTTTCACTGGCCCTCTTGTCGGTGACCTATGCGATTTCCCTGCTGCTGTTGTTCCTGAAGAATGCAATTCGCTTTCAGGAACCGGGCCAGACAATGGAAATTCTGGGAGCCGAACTGCTGGGCGTTTCGTACGTCGGTTTTCTGCTCGCGATGCTGGCCGAACTCCGCTGGGTCGCGGGTCCCCAGACCGGTTACCTCGCTCTGGGCGCATTGATCATCAGTGCCAAGCTGGGTGATGTCGGCGGTTATACGTTTGGTCGTCTCTGGGGAAAGAAGAAACTCGTGCCCCGTCTGAGTCCGGGAAAAACCTGGATGGGCGGCTTCGGTGCGATCTTCGGGGCTTCACTCGGCGCCTGGCTCTGGCTGCAGTTCACTCCCTCCCTGTTTAACGACAGCTGGAGTGCCCCTGCCTGGTACTGGTCGATCCTGTTCGGTGCGATCATCGGCGTTGTCGGTCTCGTGGGGGACCTGTGTGAATCGCTGATCAAGCGGGATGTCGGCAAAAAAGATTCTGCGGAACTGCTGCCCGGCTTCGGAGGCCTGCTCGATCTGCTGGACAGTCCCCTTTATGCAGGGCCGGTGGCGTTTCTGCTCTGGAAACTGTTGCCCCTGGTGACTGTCGCCAGTTGA
- a CDS encoding golvesin C-terminal-like domain-containing protein codes for MKPTSILTILLACLSISQPPIHSSDPTPQLKPHPDAVANTHAPGEVDKPELVPFIVPDPTKLNGIVVDETQARLVGTWQYSTHTPPYVGLGYLHDQKQGKGEKAVIFTPDLPKSGRYEVRMSHCYNIRRSTNTPVTIHHAAGEKTIRINQQQIPPHDKLFRTLGTYHFVKGKSGWVKISNAGTDGKYVIADAIQFIYVGE; via the coding sequence ATGAAACCCACAAGCATTCTCACCATCCTGCTGGCCTGCCTCTCGATTTCACAACCCCCCATCCATTCCAGCGATCCCACGCCCCAACTCAAACCCCACCCCGACGCGGTTGCCAACACCCATGCTCCCGGCGAGGTCGATAAACCCGAACTCGTCCCCTTCATCGTGCCCGATCCCACAAAACTGAACGGCATCGTCGTCGATGAAACCCAGGCCAGGCTTGTCGGCACCTGGCAGTATTCCACGCACACGCCCCCCTACGTCGGTCTCGGCTACCTGCATGATCAGAAACAAGGGAAGGGGGAGAAAGCGGTCATCTTCACTCCCGATCTGCCAAAGTCCGGCCGCTACGAAGTGCGGATGTCGCACTGCTACAACATCCGCAGATCAACCAACACCCCGGTCACGATCCACCACGCCGCCGGCGAAAAAACAATCCGCATCAACCAGCAGCAGATCCCCCCGCACGACAAACTCTTCCGCACCCTGGGCACTTACCACTTCGTCAAAGGCAAATCAGGCTGGGTGAAAATCTCCAACGCAGGCACCGACGGCAAATACGTCATCGCCGACGCCATCCAGTTCATTTATGTCGGCGAATAA
- a CDS encoding right-handed parallel beta-helix repeat-containing protein: MRSIVICVSTLLVLSCLLIMAPKTQSQNQSSEKPPALDTNVKAFGARGDGTADDSDAIQRAVDSKQGQIVFPKGVYRLTKTITVDLDKLGPTSISSDGTATIIMAGPGPAFRFIGTHEGTASPHTVKENVWQNQRSPMVDGLEIVGDHAEACGIEATGTMQITLTRLTIRRALHAIHFTKRNRNVIVSNCHLYENRGAGVYYDHVSIHQSNIIGCHISYNAGGGVVVDKGDIRNIQIGTCDIEGNMGDDNSKPAANVLIDSEGAMVGEIAIVGCTIQHDHNAPGSANIRINENARIRPHSKEHRDGNITIADNVLSDVQTNIEITSARGVTVTGNTMWKGYTHNIRVEDCNNILISNNVLDRNPRYHYGDGSTAQVGMLFTNCDGCTISGNHINGTGDERVAFEVRDSRRMNIVGCSILDYSTTGLLLKNVSDSRVSDCLISTDLPDSENAQALEIIGGKDNQIVNNLYKKGSPK; this comes from the coding sequence ATGCGCAGCATCGTGATCTGTGTTTCAACGCTGCTGGTCCTCAGCTGTCTGTTGATTATGGCTCCCAAGACTCAGTCTCAGAATCAGTCCAGCGAGAAGCCCCCGGCACTCGACACTAACGTGAAAGCCTTTGGTGCACGTGGAGACGGCACAGCCGATGACAGCGACGCCATCCAGCGGGCCGTCGATTCAAAACAGGGGCAGATCGTCTTTCCGAAAGGGGTCTACCGTCTGACGAAGACCATCACTGTTGACCTCGACAAACTGGGACCGACGTCGATCAGTTCTGACGGCACCGCCACGATTATCATGGCTGGTCCCGGTCCCGCGTTTCGTTTCATCGGCACGCACGAGGGAACCGCCAGCCCGCATACGGTGAAAGAAAACGTCTGGCAGAATCAGCGGTCTCCCATGGTCGATGGACTGGAGATTGTTGGCGATCATGCGGAAGCCTGCGGCATTGAAGCGACGGGCACCATGCAGATCACGCTCACACGATTGACGATCCGTCGCGCGCTGCATGCGATTCACTTCACCAAACGCAATCGGAACGTGATCGTTTCCAACTGCCACCTGTATGAGAACCGGGGAGCGGGCGTGTATTACGATCACGTGAGCATCCATCAGTCGAATATCATCGGCTGTCATATTTCTTACAACGCCGGCGGAGGCGTGGTTGTCGACAAAGGTGACATCCGCAACATTCAGATCGGCACCTGCGACATTGAAGGCAACATGGGGGATGATAACTCGAAGCCGGCAGCGAATGTACTGATCGATTCCGAAGGTGCGATGGTCGGAGAGATCGCGATTGTGGGTTGCACGATTCAACACGATCACAATGCTCCCGGTTCTGCCAACATCCGGATTAATGAAAATGCCCGCATTCGCCCGCACTCCAAAGAACATCGGGACGGAAATATCACGATCGCCGACAATGTGCTTTCGGATGTGCAGACCAATATCGAAATCACCAGTGCCCGGGGCGTGACAGTGACCGGTAACACGATGTGGAAGGGTTACACGCACAACATCCGCGTCGAAGACTGCAACAACATTCTGATCTCGAATAACGTGCTCGACCGGAATCCCCGCTACCACTATGGCGACGGAAGTACGGCCCAGGTCGGTATGCTGTTTACAAACTGTGACGGCTGCACGATCAGCGGCAACCATATCAACGGGACCGGTGATGAGCGGGTTGCCTTTGAAGTGCGCGATTCGCGTCGGATGAATATCGTGGGTTGTTCGATTCTCGATTATTCCACCACGGGACTGCTGCTGAAGAATGTCTCCGACAGTCGCGTGTCAGACTGCCTGATTTCTACCGATCTACCCGACAGCGAGAACGCCCAGGCGCTCGAGATCATCGGCGGTAAGGACAATCAAATCGTGAACAACCTTTATAAAAAGGGATCCCCAAAGTAG
- a CDS encoding carbon storage regulator has translation MHIISREANESILIGEHTVVKVLEVFEDRVKLSIESPGAEPAYWEETVYLDPVLEAEELESVQISG, from the coding sequence ATGCATATTATCTCTCGTGAAGCGAATGAGAGTATCCTCATTGGGGAACATACAGTAGTTAAAGTTTTAGAAGTGTTTGAGGATCGCGTCAAATTGTCGATTGAATCTCCGGGGGCCGAACCCGCTTACTGGGAAGAAACCGTTTACCTGGATCCCGTCCTCGAAGCTGAAGAACTCGAATCGGTCCAGATCAGCGGCTGA